One window of the Patescibacteria group bacterium genome contains the following:
- a CDS encoding phBC6A51 family helix-turn-helix protein → MIKDKELTTVEARIIKNKKLLLEQLKKTPIIQVATEKVGISRATYYRWRKEDKNFAEEAEEAKREGIQLVNDMAESQLLAAIRDRNMTAIIYWLKHHHVDYSTRIEIAGKIRHEHYELTAEQKDLMKKAIRLALPEAEEDNTHEK, encoded by the coding sequence ATGATAAAAGATAAAGAACTAACAACTGTAGAAGCGAGAATTATCAAAAATAAGAAATTGCTTCTAGAGCAACTCAAAAAAACTCCCATAATCCAAGTGGCTACGGAGAAGGTGGGCATTAGCCGGGCAACTTATTACCGTTGGCGTAAAGAGGACAAGAACTTTGCTGAAGAAGCGGAAGAAGCAAAACGGGAAGGTATTCAGTTGGTAAACGACATGGCGGAGTCGCAACTTTTGGCTGCAATTCGAGATAGAAATATGACCGCCATAATTTACTGGCTTAAGCATCACCACGTAGATTATTCCACGCGTATTGAAATAGCTGGAAAAATAAGACACGAACACTACGAATTAACAGCTGAGCAAAAAGACTTAATGAAAAAAGCAATTAGATTAGCATTGCCAGAAGCAGAGGAGGATAACACGCATGAAAAGTAA